Below is a window of Spelaeicoccus albus DNA.
TCGCAGGCTCGCGGAGCCGGCGGAAGCGGAGAGCGCGGAGACAGCCGGCGTAGTCGGAACTCGCGCAGCCGCAGGCCGAATCGGTCGCCGAACCGCGGCCGCTAACCGAGCGTCGCCAGACCGATCACTGCCAGCACTATCAGGACGCCGCACACGGTCAGCACGTCCTTGTTCCAGGCGGTGATCGGCTTCGCGTCGCCGGTCGAAGCGGCATCCCCGCGCTGTGTTTTGAACTTGCTCCAGCGGTTTGCCGCCGAAGCCGCGGCACCGCTCAAGGTATGACCGGGCAGGCGATTGACTGGATCGGAATCGGCGATCAAGCTTTCGGCGGGTATTTGAGCGGAGAGGCTTGCCTCGGTACTTCCCGGAGTAAAGGTGTCCCCATACGGGCTGCCGCTGCTGCTGAGCGTATTGCCGACCGGCTGCTTCTTTGGTGCCGGGACGGCGACTGCGGTGTACGTGCCGGAGGCGGTGATGGCTGTCAGTCCGCGGCGGAAACCGAGTTCGGTGAGCGTCTTCCACGGCACGTGAATGCGGCGGAGAATATTGCCGATATCGACACCGGAGTCGGTCACGCGGACGAACGGCCGTTCGATCACTGCCCACACCAGTGCGGCAAAGAGGAGCGGCAACGCGCCGAGGTGGACAAGCCCGTACCAGCCGCTCACCTGCACAATCGTCAATAACGCCAGCGCCGCGATGATTCCGGCCACCACGATTGTTGCGTGCCCGGAAATTCTGCGAAATGTCACTGCCTGTGCCATGGCGCCCCTAACTCCTGGTTGCAAGTCCTATCGCAGTCAGGACTATCAAAATGCCGCATATGCTCACGACGTCCTTGTGCCAGGTCGTTGTCGGCTTCGCATCGTCAAGACGCGGGTTGTCGAGATGGCCCGCGTCTTTGAGACTCTCCCAGCGCTTTGACGCGGATACGGCGGCTTCGCTTTCAACGCTGTCGGTTCGTCTCTTCTGCGAATTTTTGTCCAGTAAGCTCGCTGCCGATTGTGAGGCCTTTTGCTGCATGACGCTCGTCCCACCGGCAAGAGTGCTGCCCAGCGACGGCCGTTTCGGCGCCGGAACCGACCAAGCCGTGTACTTGCCAAAGCTTGTCACGACCCGAAGCCCCCATCTCAGTTCGAGGTCGGTGACCGATGGCCACGGAATGTGGACCAGTCGCGCGATATTTCCGATGTCGATTCCGCCGTCGGAGACACGAAGGAAGGGTCTGTCAAAGATGGCCCAGACCAACGCAGCGAAGAGCAGCGGTATGGCTCCGTAGTGCAACAGCCCCGGCACGCCGTCCGAGACTGCGATAGTCACGAGGACGGCGACGGCCGTGGCCGCCGATCCGATGGACAGCACCCGGCCGGACGTGCTGCGAAAAGTCTCGACTTCGCCCATGTTTTCCACTGTGCCACATCGCGTTCGCCGCCCACGGCCACTGCGGCAAATTTCGCGGTCCGCAGCGTCGCTATCGAAGCTGATTTTCGGATACTCGGTCGCGTATCAACTAGGTAACGATCGAGCGAAAACCCACCCCTGCGTTAATGTGCGTTGTCTCACTATGTGTACAGTCAACGAGTTCATAGCTATAGTTTCGGCTGCTCGGAGTATGCACGATCTGCGTTCTCAATCAGTCGAAGCAGGCATAGGTGCCTTGCTCCATGGAGGAACATTGAAAAAGAAGCGCTTACTAGCGTTGGGTGCGGCTTTCGTCGCCGGCGCGGTCGCACTGAGTGGCTGCTCATCACCCAAGAGCAACGACAATGGCGGTATCAAAAACACCAAGACTGTCAACGTCATGTGGAACCAGGCGTTCTACTCGGCCAACCAAAACACCGGCAACGGCAATGCGGTGGCCAACATGATCATTTTGTACATGATGAATGACCAGTCGTACTACTACAACAAGGACCTGAAGCTTCAGCCGAACACGTCGTTCGGTTCGATGAAGAAGGTTTCGGACAAGCCGCTGAAGGTCAAGTACACGATTGCCGATACGGCGAAGTGGTCGGACGGCACTCCCGTCACCGCTGCAGATTATGTGTTGACGTGGGCGGCCCTCGGCGGTAAATACAACACCGTCTCGGCCGATAAAGGCGTCAATAAGGATGGCTCGGCAAAGAAGCAGGCCGGCTCGAACGTATTTTTCAACTCGAGCGACCCCGGCATGGCTTTGGTGAAAGACATGCCAAAGGTCAGCTCGGACAAGAAGTCGTTCACCATCACGTATGACAAGCCGTTCGTGGACTGGAAGACCGAGCTACTCAGTCCGGCAGTTCCGGCGCACGTTGTGGCCGAACATGCTCTTGGTGTCAAAGACGCGACCAAAGCGGACGATGCCATGATGAAGGCGTTCAAGTCCGACGACAAGGCAAAACTGGCTAAAGTTGCCAACTTCTACAACACGGGCTTCGACTTCAAGTCGATGCCAAAGGACAAGTCGTTGCTTGTCGGATCGGGCCCGTTCAAGATCTCGGCGTTCAAGGCCAACCAGTACATTACGCTGAAGAAGAACAAGAACTACGAAGGTTCGCACAAGCCGAAGGTCGACAAGATCACGGTTCGCTACAGCGGTGACCCGATGTCGAACGTGCAGGCCTTGCAAAACGGCGAAGTCGACATGATTCAGCCGCAGTCGACGCCGGACGTCGTCAAGGCGTTGAAGAAGCTCAACAACGTGAATATGGCGACCGGCGATGATTCGACGTACGAGCATGTCGATATGGCCCAAAACAACGGTGGCCCGTTCGACCCCAAGTCGTACGGCGGCGATAAGGACAAGGCGCGCATGGTTCGCCAGGCCTTCATGGACACGATCCCGCGTCAGCAGATCGTGGACAAGCTGATCAAGCCGTTGGTGCCGGACGCCAAGGTGCGTAACTCGTTCATGGTGACGCCGGGCGCACCGGGCTACGACGAAGTCGTGAAGATGAACGGCATGGCGAAGGCCGACAAGGTCGACATTGCGGCGGCCAAGAAGCTGCTGAAACAGGCCGGCAATGCTCACCCCAAGGTGCGCATGATGTTCGACAAGACGAACCCGCGTCGTCAAAGCGAATACGAGCTGATCGCCCAGTCGGCCAAGAAGGCCGGCTTCAAGATGGTCAACGCATCGGATCCCGACTGGGGTAATCTGCTGCAGCAGACCAGCAAGTACGACGCCGCGCTGTTCGGCTGGCAGGCGACGTCGACGGCAGTCAGCGGCAACGTTGCAGCGTACAAGACGAATGGTCAGAACAACTTCTACGGCTACTCGAACAAGAAGGTCGACAACTTGTTCAGCAAATTGCTGGTGAACACCGACCAGGCCAAGACCCCCAAGATTCTGGGACAGGTGGAAAAGCAGTTGGTCGATGACGCCTTCGGTGACGTCATTTTCCAGTTCCCGCAGGTCACTGCCTGGAATAAGAAGCTTCAGAACGTCAGCAGCATCTCGCTGGCTCCGACGATGTT
It encodes the following:
- a CDS encoding PH domain-containing protein is translated as MTFRRISGHATIVVAGIIAALALLTIVQVSGWYGLVHLGALPLLFAALVWAVIERPFVRVTDSGVDIGNILRRIHVPWKTLTELGFRRGLTAITASGTYTAVAVPAPKKQPVGNTLSSSGSPYGDTFTPGSTEASLSAQIPAESLIADSDPVNRLPGHTLSGAAASAANRWSKFKTQRGDAASTGDAKPITAWNKDVLTVCGVLIVLAVIGLATLG
- a CDS encoding PH domain-containing protein, whose product is MGEVETFRSTSGRVLSIGSAATAVAVLVTIAVSDGVPGLLHYGAIPLLFAALVWAIFDRPFLRVSDGGIDIGNIARLVHIPWPSVTDLELRWGLRVVTSFGKYTAWSVPAPKRPSLGSTLAGGTSVMQQKASQSAASLLDKNSQKRRTDSVESEAAVSASKRWESLKDAGHLDNPRLDDAKPTTTWHKDVVSICGILIVLTAIGLATRS
- a CDS encoding ABC transporter family substrate-binding protein; this encodes MKKKRLLALGAAFVAGAVALSGCSSPKSNDNGGIKNTKTVNVMWNQAFYSANQNTGNGNAVANMIILYMMNDQSYYYNKDLKLQPNTSFGSMKKVSDKPLKVKYTIADTAKWSDGTPVTAADYVLTWAALGGKYNTVSADKGVNKDGSAKKQAGSNVFFNSSDPGMALVKDMPKVSSDKKSFTITYDKPFVDWKTELLSPAVPAHVVAEHALGVKDATKADDAMMKAFKSDDKAKLAKVANFYNTGFDFKSMPKDKSLLVGSGPFKISAFKANQYITLKKNKNYEGSHKPKVDKITVRYSGDPMSNVQALQNGEVDMIQPQSTPDVVKALKKLNNVNMATGDDSTYEHVDMAQNNGGPFDPKSYGGDKDKARMVRQAFMDTIPRQQIVDKLIKPLVPDAKVRNSFMVTPGAPGYDEVVKMNGMAKADKVDIAAAKKLLKQAGNAHPKVRMMFDKTNPRRQSEYELIAQSAKKAGFKMVNASDPDWGNLLQQTSKYDAALFGWQATSTAVSGNVAAYKTNGQNNFYGYSNKKVDNLFSKLLVNTDQAKTPKILGQVEKQLVDDAFGDVIFQFPQVTAWNKKLQNVSSISLAPTMFWNFWKWDVK